A genomic segment from Nocardia cyriacigeorgica GUH-2 encodes:
- the folP gene encoding dihydropteroate synthase: MGVVNVTADSFSDGGRYLDPDLAIRHGIELFEAGADIIDVGGESTRPGAIRVDAETESARVVPVIRGLVASGVPVSVDTMRAQVAEAAIAAGASVVNDVSGGRADADMVKVIAGADIPWILMHWRASADYRHTGPADHYDDVIAEVRAELDAQVRAAVAAGVDPARLILDPGLGFAKNAEHNWALLGALPQFVADGFPVLIGASRKRFLGSLLADDSGPRPPDGRETATATISALAALHGAWGVRVHDVRASLDAIAVTDAWQRAAGVVR; this comes from the coding sequence ATGGGCGTGGTGAACGTGACCGCCGATTCGTTCTCCGACGGCGGCCGCTACCTCGATCCCGACCTCGCCATCCGGCACGGCATCGAACTGTTCGAAGCCGGCGCCGACATCATCGACGTCGGTGGTGAATCCACCCGGCCCGGCGCCATCCGGGTGGATGCCGAGACCGAGTCGGCCCGGGTGGTCCCGGTGATCCGCGGACTCGTCGCCTCGGGTGTGCCGGTCAGCGTCGACACCATGCGCGCCCAGGTCGCCGAGGCGGCCATCGCGGCGGGCGCTTCGGTGGTCAACGACGTCTCCGGTGGCCGCGCCGACGCCGATATGGTCAAGGTCATCGCGGGCGCGGACATCCCGTGGATCCTCATGCACTGGCGCGCGAGCGCCGACTACCGCCACACAGGCCCGGCCGACCACTATGACGATGTGATCGCCGAGGTGCGCGCGGAACTGGACGCCCAGGTGCGGGCCGCGGTCGCGGCCGGAGTGGATCCGGCGCGGCTGATCCTGGACCCGGGTCTCGGTTTCGCCAAGAACGCCGAACACAATTGGGCCCTGCTCGGCGCGCTGCCACAGTTCGTTGCCGACGGTTTCCCGGTGTTGATCGGCGCGTCCCGCAAGCGTTTCCTCGGCTCGCTGCTGGCCGACGATTCCGGTCCGCGTCCGCCCGACGGCCGCGAGACCGCCACCGCGACAATCTCGGCGCTGGCCGCACTGCACGGCGCCTGGGGCGTGCGGGTGCACGATGTGCGCGCCTCCCTTGACGCCATCGCGGTCACCGACGCCTGGCAGCGCGCGGCGGGAGTGGTGCGGTGA
- the folB gene encoding dihydroneopterin aldolase has protein sequence MNERAGRAPSRPAQDRIELRGLRVFGHHGVFDHEKHDGQEFIVDLTVQVDFTAAAASDDLVDTVDYGALADLAVSIVAGPPRDLIETVVSEIADAVMAADPRIDAVEVVLHKPSAPIPHTFADVRVVTARQRERAAG, from the coding sequence GTGAACGAGCGGGCCGGCCGGGCGCCGTCGCGGCCTGCGCAGGACCGGATCGAGCTGCGCGGGCTGCGGGTCTTCGGCCACCACGGCGTATTCGACCACGAGAAGCACGACGGCCAGGAGTTCATCGTCGACCTGACGGTGCAGGTCGATTTCACCGCCGCCGCGGCCTCCGACGATCTGGTCGACACCGTCGATTACGGCGCGCTCGCCGATCTCGCCGTGAGCATTGTCGCGGGCCCGCCGCGGGATCTGATCGAGACCGTGGTCAGCGAGATCGCCGATGCGGTGATGGCGGCCGACCCGCGCATCGACGCCGTGGAAGTGGTGCTGCACAAGCCCTCCGCGCCGATCCCGCACACCTTCGCCGACGTCCGCGTGGTCACCGCCCGCCAGCGTGAACGGGCGGCCGGATGA
- the folK gene encoding 2-amino-4-hydroxy-6-hydroxymethyldihydropteridine diphosphokinase, with the protein MSRAVLSIGSNLGDRLGYLRSVIEGFGPRVVAVSPVFSTAPWGGVEQDDFLNSIVVVEDPDFECIDWLRRGQELERAADRVREVRWGARTLDVDVIWCSDDGLRPCRSEDPELTLPHPQAHRRAFVLVPWLEVEPDAELEVDGRIRRVRDLLAELDAAERDGVHRTTLTLTRGGADQCSS; encoded by the coding sequence ATGAGTCGCGCGGTCCTGTCCATCGGCTCCAATCTGGGTGACCGGCTCGGCTATCTGCGCAGCGTGATCGAGGGTTTCGGCCCGCGGGTAGTGGCGGTGTCGCCGGTGTTCTCGACCGCGCCGTGGGGCGGTGTCGAACAGGACGATTTCTTGAATTCCATTGTGGTGGTGGAAGATCCGGACTTCGAGTGCATCGACTGGCTGCGCCGCGGGCAGGAATTGGAGCGGGCGGCCGACCGGGTGCGTGAAGTCCGTTGGGGTGCGCGCACTCTCGACGTCGACGTGATCTGGTGCTCCGACGACGGCCTGCGCCCCTGTCGCAGTGAGGATCCCGAGCTCACGCTGCCGCATCCGCAGGCGCATCGCCGGGCGTTCGTGCTGGTGCCGTGGCTCGAGGTGGAGCCGGACGCCGAACTCGAGGTCGACGGCCGCATTCGCCGGGTGCGCGATCTGCTGGCCGAACTCGATGCCGCCGAACGCGACGGCGTGCACCGCACCACCCTGACTCTGACCCGCGGGGGAGCCGACCAGTGCAGCAGCTGA
- a CDS encoding DUF3180 domain-containing protein, protein MKPTRVVDLTANLVIAAALAWAATRIAYGSFPPISSFAGASLYPVAAIEVALGFIIRARVNEHRIGDGPHQLHPITAARAVALAKASAQVGSLAAGVWLGFLIWVFPQRGDLRAADADVPGALIGLGAAVALVAAALWLEYCCRAPDDPTDDPATT, encoded by the coding sequence CTGAAACCCACCCGCGTCGTCGATCTCACCGCCAATCTGGTGATCGCCGCGGCGCTGGCCTGGGCCGCCACCCGCATCGCCTACGGCAGCTTCCCGCCGATCTCCAGTTTCGCCGGGGCCTCGCTGTATCCGGTGGCCGCGATCGAGGTGGCGCTCGGGTTCATCATCCGGGCCCGGGTCAACGAGCATCGCATCGGTGACGGGCCGCATCAGCTGCATCCGATCACCGCGGCCCGGGCGGTCGCGCTGGCCAAGGCCTCGGCTCAGGTCGGGTCGCTGGCCGCCGGCGTCTGGCTCGGATTCCTCATCTGGGTGTTCCCGCAGCGCGGCGATCTGCGCGCGGCCGACGCCGATGTGCCGGGTGCGCTGATCGGGCTGGGTGCCGCGGTGGCGCTGGTGGCGGCGGCGCTGTGGCTCGAATATTGCTGCCGCGCGCCCGACGATCCAACCGACGATCCAGCTACTACATAG
- a CDS encoding DUF6779 domain-containing protein encodes MVAALWAAVLGALAATKYRKESTVDKAKVRDLQKVYELQLDREISARREYELGVEARVRQEVGADAAEMAALRAELTVLRQSLQRLFDGDLPMDRPALRADAVRVQELTGRPTGSANVNSANADGWAGPQLPRDSVTPVYDTDHPQPPVFASPFDDPVTAETSIITLDRDEDGAAASSATNGKPVDPFGTTTGWADAFAETPPEPDDDVPWAASAAGQSPLVGPPAPADATAPWGASAAAGPLVGPPAPDDATAPLVASASTQQPLVGPPTPPEFAERDIVGPPAPPVSGTQWSSEWFPAAPASAESAPAQEATSTVQAATPATAPPAPAPESAEPAAASAQSADSGSAGDPASATTGSSSRPAQSGPTFGSASSRRRRRAESESGDSSSKRLSVAEIMANLQSEQADRSS; translated from the coding sequence TTGGTCGCCGCGCTCTGGGCGGCCGTGCTCGGCGCGCTGGCCGCGACCAAGTACCGCAAGGAGTCGACCGTCGACAAGGCGAAGGTCCGTGACCTGCAAAAGGTCTACGAACTCCAGCTCGACCGCGAGATCTCGGCCCGGCGCGAATACGAGCTCGGCGTCGAGGCCCGCGTCCGGCAGGAAGTCGGCGCCGACGCCGCCGAGATGGCCGCCCTGCGCGCCGAGCTGACGGTGCTGCGCCAGAGCCTGCAACGGCTCTTCGACGGCGATCTGCCGATGGATCGCCCCGCCCTGCGCGCCGACGCCGTGCGCGTCCAAGAACTCACCGGCCGACCGACCGGTTCGGCGAACGTTAACTCGGCGAATGCCGACGGCTGGGCCGGCCCGCAGCTGCCCCGCGATTCGGTGACCCCCGTCTACGACACCGATCATCCGCAGCCCCCGGTCTTCGCCAGCCCCTTCGACGACCCGGTCACGGCCGAGACCTCGATCATCACCCTCGACCGCGACGAGGACGGCGCCGCCGCGAGCTCCGCCACCAACGGCAAGCCCGTCGATCCGTTCGGCACGACGACCGGCTGGGCCGACGCGTTCGCCGAGACTCCACCCGAGCCCGACGACGACGTCCCCTGGGCCGCCTCGGCTGCTGGGCAGTCACCGCTGGTCGGGCCGCCTGCCCCCGCCGACGCCACCGCGCCGTGGGGCGCCTCGGCCGCTGCGGGACCGCTGGTCGGGCCGCCCGCGCCCGACGACGCCACCGCTCCCTTGGTCGCCTCGGCGAGCACGCAACAGCCGCTGGTCGGCCCGCCCACCCCGCCCGAGTTCGCCGAACGGGACATCGTCGGCCCGCCCGCCCCGCCGGTATCCGGCACACAGTGGTCCTCGGAGTGGTTTCCGGCTGCGCCGGCCTCCGCTGAATCGGCGCCGGCTCAGGAGGCGACGTCCACAGTCCAAGCGGCGACTCCCGCAACCGCCCCACCGGCTCCCGCCCCCGAGTCCGCAGAGCCCGCCGCCGCATCCGCGCAGTCCGCGGATTCCGGCTCGGCCGGCGATCCCGCATCGGCAACCACCGGCTCGTCCAGCCGGCCCGCCCAATCCGGCCCGACGTTCGGTTCGGCCAGCTCACGGCGTCGCCGGCGGGCCGAATCGGAGTCCGGTGACTCCTCGTCCAAGCGTCTGTCGGTGGCCGAGATCATGGCGAATCTGCAATCGGAGCAGGCCGACCGGTCGAGCTGA
- a CDS encoding Rossmann-like and DUF2520 domain-containing protein, whose amino-acid sequence MNSGNAASGPDPAPARLTVGIVSAGRVGSAFGVALERAGHVVFGVSAISDASVHRARTRLPESRILPVEEVAASSELLILAVPDSELAGLVRGLASAAVVRPGTLVAHTSGANGVGVLAPLTELGARPLAIHPAMTFTGHDEDLARLANSCFGITAADEIGYAIAQSLVIEMGGEPVRVAEEHRTLYHAALAHGSNHLVTVIVDAVAALRAALDGPGLLGQQLVDDQPGGLAERLLAPLASAALDNALRRGQSALTGPVARGDADAVAAHLRTLDELDPRLAASYRALSLRTAERVDSDAALIELLEERR is encoded by the coding sequence GTGAATTCTGGCAACGCCGCGTCGGGACCCGATCCCGCGCCTGCACGACTGACGGTAGGAATCGTCTCGGCGGGACGCGTGGGTTCGGCCTTCGGCGTCGCGTTGGAACGCGCCGGACATGTGGTGTTCGGTGTGTCCGCGATCTCCGACGCGTCGGTGCATCGCGCGCGCACCCGCCTGCCCGAGTCCAGGATCCTGCCGGTCGAAGAGGTCGCCGCCAGCAGCGAACTGCTGATCCTCGCCGTGCCCGACAGCGAACTGGCCGGCCTGGTCCGCGGCCTGGCCTCCGCCGCAGTCGTGCGGCCCGGCACCCTCGTCGCGCACACCTCCGGCGCGAACGGCGTCGGCGTGCTGGCGCCGCTGACCGAACTCGGCGCCCGCCCGCTCGCCATTCACCCGGCCATGACCTTCACCGGCCACGACGAGGATCTGGCCCGGCTGGCCAACTCCTGTTTCGGTATCACCGCCGCCGACGAGATCGGCTACGCCATCGCGCAGTCGCTGGTCATCGAGATGGGCGGGGAGCCGGTGCGGGTCGCCGAGGAGCACCGCACGCTCTATCACGCCGCCCTCGCGCACGGCAGCAATCACCTGGTCACGGTGATCGTCGACGCCGTCGCCGCGCTGCGCGCCGCCCTGGACGGGCCCGGTCTGCTCGGCCAGCAGCTGGTCGACGATCAGCCCGGCGGCTTGGCCGAACGGCTGCTGGCCCCGCTGGCCTCGGCCGCCCTCGACAATGCCCTGCGCCGCGGCCAGTCCGCGCTGACCGGTCCGGTCGCCCGGGGTGACGCCGACGCCGTCGCCGCGCACCTGCGCACACTCGACGAGCTCGATCCGCGCCTCGCCGCGAGCTATCGCGCGCTGTCGTTGCGCACCGCCGAGCGGGTCGATTCCGATGCCGCCCTGATCGAACTGCTGGAGGAGCGTCGATGA
- the panC gene encoding pantoate--beta-alanine ligase: MMDPKLRGAYKPGELNVLHDPAVVGAVAKALRGVGRSVGLVPTMGALHEGHLELVRRAKHTNTVVIVSIFVNPLQFGANEDLDKYPRTLDADVELLRAEGVDIVFAPSVAEMYPDGPRTTVHPGPLGAELEGGTRPTHFAGMLTVVAKLLQIAKPNEAFFGEKDYQQLTLIRQMVRDLNFDVSIVAVPTVREADGLALSSRNRYLDPQQRETATALSAALIAGARAAGAGPESVLAAARAVLDAVPGLDLDYLELRSSNLDVAPAAGNARLLIAAKVGATRLIDNMPVVLGATIDGHPNPSTPPAQVSV; this comes from the coding sequence ATGATGGATCCGAAACTTCGCGGCGCTTATAAGCCCGGCGAATTGAATGTGCTGCACGACCCGGCAGTGGTCGGCGCGGTGGCCAAGGCACTGCGCGGTGTCGGCCGTTCGGTCGGGCTGGTGCCGACCATGGGCGCGCTGCACGAGGGCCATCTCGAGCTGGTGCGCCGCGCCAAGCACACCAACACCGTGGTGATCGTCTCGATCTTCGTCAACCCGTTGCAATTCGGCGCGAACGAGGATCTGGACAAGTACCCGCGCACCCTCGACGCCGATGTGGAACTGCTGCGCGCCGAGGGCGTCGACATCGTCTTCGCGCCGAGCGTGGCGGAAATGTATCCCGACGGCCCGCGCACCACCGTCCACCCCGGCCCGCTCGGCGCCGAACTCGAGGGCGGCACTCGCCCCACCCATTTCGCCGGCATGCTGACCGTGGTGGCCAAGCTGCTCCAGATCGCCAAGCCGAACGAGGCGTTCTTCGGCGAGAAGGACTATCAGCAGCTCACCCTCATCCGGCAGATGGTGCGCGATCTGAACTTCGACGTCTCCATCGTCGCCGTGCCCACCGTGCGCGAAGCCGACGGACTGGCGCTGTCCTCGCGCAACCGCTACCTCGATCCGCAGCAGCGCGAAACCGCCACGGCCCTGTCGGCGGCCCTGATCGCGGGCGCCCGCGCCGCCGGGGCCGGTCCCGAATCGGTGCTGGCCGCCGCCCGCGCGGTCCTCGACGCGGTGCCCGGCCTCGACCTCGACTATCTCGAACTGCGTTCGTCGAACCTCGATGTCGCCCCCGCCGCCGGCAATGCCCGGTTGCTGATCGCGGCCAAGGTCGGCGCCACCCGGCTGATCGACAACATGCCGGTGGTCCTCGGCGCCACGATCGACGGCCACCCCAACCCCAGCACCCCGCCCGCCCAGGTATCGGTATAG
- the panD gene encoding aspartate 1-decarboxylase: protein MLRTMMKSKIHRATVTHADLHYVGSVTVDQDLLDAADLLEGEQVCIVDIDNGARLETYVIAGERGSGVIGINGAAAHLVHPGDLVILIAYGMMDEQELKEYSPKVVFVDDRNRPVDLGSDPAHAPEGSGLLTPRDLSFV from the coding sequence ATGTTGCGCACCATGATGAAGTCGAAGATCCACCGCGCCACGGTGACCCACGCCGATCTGCACTACGTCGGCTCGGTGACCGTCGACCAGGATCTGCTCGACGCCGCCGATCTGCTCGAAGGCGAGCAGGTCTGCATCGTCGACATCGACAACGGCGCCCGCCTCGAGACCTACGTGATCGCCGGTGAGCGCGGTTCGGGCGTCATCGGGATCAACGGCGCGGCGGCCCACCTCGTGCATCCCGGCGATCTGGTCATCCTGATCGCCTACGGGATGATGGACGAGCAGGAGCTGAAGGAGTACTCGCCGAAGGTCGTCTTCGTCGACGACCGTAACCGTCCGGTCGATCTCGGTTCCGATCCGGCGCACGCCCCCGAGGGCTCGGGCCTCCTCACCCCGCGCGACCTGTCGTTCGTCTGA
- a CDS encoding type III pantothenate kinase, with translation MLLTIDVRTTSIELGLFSGSGAHAKLARHWRIHTNPLLTADEFAMQVRGLVGAHVDEVIGVAALSTVPPVLRELRLMLERYWNHVPHVVVEPGVRTGIPLLVDNPKEVGADRIVNSLAAYDKFATAAIVIDFGVSTCVDLVSAKGEFLGGVLAPGVEISTEALIERAALRRVELARPRSVVGKNTVECIQSGAVFGFAGLVDGLVDRIRDDVDAFAGDDVAVVATGAGAPLIVPESETIDHHEPRLTLTGLRLVYERNQRNRRS, from the coding sequence ATGCTGCTGACGATCGACGTCCGCACCACCAGCATCGAGCTCGGGCTGTTCTCCGGCAGCGGCGCGCACGCGAAACTGGCGCGGCACTGGCGCATTCACACCAATCCGCTGCTGACCGCCGACGAATTCGCCATGCAGGTGCGCGGGCTGGTCGGCGCTCATGTGGACGAGGTGATCGGCGTCGCGGCGCTGTCCACCGTGCCGCCGGTGCTGCGCGAGCTGCGGCTGATGCTGGAGCGGTACTGGAATCACGTTCCGCATGTGGTGGTGGAACCCGGTGTGCGGACCGGCATTCCGCTGCTGGTCGACAATCCGAAGGAAGTCGGCGCGGACCGGATCGTGAACAGCCTCGCCGCCTACGACAAGTTCGCCACCGCCGCCATCGTCATCGATTTCGGCGTCTCGACCTGCGTCGACCTGGTCTCGGCCAAGGGCGAGTTCCTCGGCGGCGTGCTCGCGCCGGGTGTGGAGATCTCCACCGAGGCGCTCATCGAACGGGCCGCGCTGCGCCGGGTTGAGCTGGCCCGCCCACGTTCGGTGGTCGGCAAGAACACCGTGGAGTGCATTCAGTCCGGCGCCGTGTTCGGCTTCGCCGGTCTGGTGGACGGCCTGGTCGACCGCATCCGCGACGACGTGGACGCCTTCGCAGGCGATGACGTCGCGGTGGTGGCCACCGGTGCCGGCGCCCCGCTGATCGTGCCGGAATCGGAGACCATCGACCATCACGAACCCCGGCTGACGCTGACCGGCCTGCGCCTGGTCTACGAACGCAATCAGCGCAACCGCCGGAGCTGA
- a CDS encoding cysteine dioxygenase, with protein sequence MRSSVLSLPSARDARTLSARAANPVPTRPVAPALPTRLRPADLLRLTDEGAEDVLAGRYDHLLPADGRWPTEERWATRLLSDDEVDVWLISWTPDRHTELHDHAGSIGALTVLSGALSEYRWNGTELRHRTLVAGDQASFPIGWVHDVVRAPEPPAGIDVPVSVADSVGPLDPTLSVHAYSPPLTAMSYYELTGHGGLRRTRTVLTDQPEGDM encoded by the coding sequence ATGCGTTCTTCTGTTCTTTCCCTTCCTTCCGCACGTGACGCCCGCACGCTGAGCGCGCGCGCCGCCAACCCGGTACCGACCCGTCCGGTCGCGCCCGCGCTGCCCACCCGGCTGCGCCCGGCCGATCTGCTCCGGCTCACCGACGAGGGCGCCGAAGACGTGCTGGCCGGCCGCTACGACCACCTGCTGCCCGCCGACGGGCGGTGGCCGACCGAGGAACGCTGGGCCACTCGCCTGCTGTCCGACGACGAGGTCGATGTGTGGCTGATCAGCTGGACCCCGGACCGCCACACCGAACTGCACGACCACGCCGGTTCCATCGGCGCGCTCACCGTCCTGAGCGGTGCGCTGTCGGAATACCGTTGGAACGGAACCGAATTGCGCCACCGCACGCTGGTGGCGGGCGATCAGGCCTCGTTCCCGATCGGCTGGGTGCACGACGTGGTACGCGCGCCCGAGCCGCCCGCGGGCATCGACGTGCCGGTCTCGGTCGCCGACTCGGTCGGGCCGCTGGACCCGACGCTGAGCGTGCACGCCTACTCCCCGCCGCTGACGGCCATGTCCTATTACGAACTCACCGGCCACGGCGGCCTGCGCCGTACCCGCACCGTCCTCACCGACCAGCCCGAAGGTGATATGTGA
- a CDS encoding rhodanese-like domain-containing protein, with protein sequence MSPQTIDQMLDTARSQLRRLYAFELPQALERGAILVDIRPQAQRIREGTMPGALVIERNVLEWRLDPSSSARLALATDHDVEWIVLCSEGYTSSLAAASLQQLGLHRATDLVGGYQALKAAGMLTVASRAPHFAREVAALASL encoded by the coding sequence ATGAGCCCGCAGACCATCGACCAGATGCTCGACACCGCGCGCTCGCAGTTGCGCCGGCTGTACGCCTTCGAATTGCCACAGGCGCTCGAGCGCGGCGCGATTCTGGTCGACATCCGCCCGCAAGCGCAGCGAATTCGCGAAGGCACCATGCCCGGCGCCCTGGTGATCGAACGCAATGTCCTGGAATGGCGGCTGGACCCGTCCAGCTCGGCCCGGCTGGCGCTGGCCACCGACCACGACGTGGAATGGATCGTGCTGTGCTCGGAGGGCTACACCTCCAGCCTGGCCGCCGCCTCATTGCAGCAATTGGGCCTGCACCGGGCCACCGACCTGGTCGGCGGCTACCAGGCGCTCAAGGCGGCCGGAATGCTCACCGTGGCCTCGCGCGCCCCGCATTTCGCTCGCGAGGTCGCCGCGCTCGCCTCGCTGTAG
- the lysS gene encoding lysine--tRNA ligase: protein MRIRREKRERLLAEGGQAYPVVVPRTHTLAEIRAEYPDLAPDTQTGAIVGVAGRVIFMRNTGKLCFATLQEGDGTKLQAMISLNGVGADALAAWKSDVDLGDFVFVHGEVISSRTGELSVMADEWSMAAKSLRPLPVAHKEMNEESRVRQRYVDLIVRPEARQMARTRVAVVRALRNALEKRGFLEVETPMLQTLHGGAAARPFVTHSNALDMDLFLRIAPELFLKRCVVGGLERVFEINRNFRNEGADSTHSPEFAMLETYQAYGTYDDSARMIRELIQEVAEEAFGTQVVTLADGTEYDLRGEWATVEMYPSLSDSLGVEVTPETTIPELLALAERVGLEIPEGKGYGHGKLVEELWEHQYGDKLYAPTFVRDFPVETSPLTRQHRDKSGVTEKWDLYVRGFELATGYSELVDPVIQRERFVDQARLAAAGDDEAMVLDEDFLAAMEHGMPPTTGTGMGIDRLLMALTGLGIRETILFPIVRPAAR, encoded by the coding sequence ATGCGGATTCGCCGGGAGAAGCGGGAGCGCCTGCTGGCCGAGGGCGGGCAGGCGTATCCGGTGGTGGTGCCGCGCACCCATACGCTGGCCGAGATCCGCGCCGAATATCCGGACCTGGCGCCCGATACCCAGACCGGCGCCATCGTCGGCGTGGCAGGCCGGGTGATCTTCATGCGCAATACCGGCAAGCTGTGCTTTGCCACCCTCCAGGAGGGCGACGGCACCAAATTGCAGGCCATGATCAGCCTCAACGGTGTCGGCGCCGACGCGCTCGCGGCCTGGAAGTCCGATGTCGACCTCGGCGATTTCGTCTTCGTGCACGGCGAGGTCATCTCCTCGCGGACCGGCGAATTGAGCGTGATGGCCGACGAGTGGAGCATGGCGGCCAAGTCGCTGCGCCCGCTGCCGGTCGCGCACAAGGAGATGAACGAGGAATCGCGGGTCCGCCAGCGCTACGTCGACCTGATCGTGCGCCCGGAGGCCCGGCAGATGGCCCGCACCAGGGTCGCGGTGGTGCGCGCGCTGCGCAACGCGCTGGAAAAGCGCGGATTCCTCGAGGTCGAGACGCCCATGTTGCAGACCCTGCACGGCGGCGCCGCGGCCCGGCCGTTCGTCACCCATTCCAATGCCCTCGATATGGACTTGTTCCTGCGTATTGCGCCGGAGTTGTTCCTCAAGCGCTGCGTCGTCGGCGGGCTCGAGCGGGTGTTCGAGATCAATCGCAACTTCCGCAACGAGGGCGCCGACTCCACGCATTCGCCGGAGTTCGCGATGCTGGAGACGTATCAGGCATACGGCACCTATGACGACTCGGCGCGCATGATCCGGGAATTGATCCAAGAAGTCGCCGAGGAAGCCTTCGGCACCCAGGTGGTGACCCTCGCCGACGGCACCGAATATGACCTTCGGGGCGAGTGGGCGACCGTTGAGATGTATCCCTCGCTGTCGGACTCTCTGGGTGTGGAGGTCACGCCGGAAACAACGATTCCGGAATTACTGGCGCTGGCCGAACGGGTCGGTTTGGAAATTCCGGAAGGCAAGGGCTACGGCCACGGCAAACTGGTCGAGGAACTATGGGAGCACCAGTACGGCGACAAGTTGTACGCGCCCACATTCGTGCGTGACTTCCCGGTCGAGACTTCTCCGCTGACCAGGCAGCATCGCGACAAGTCCGGTGTCACCGAGAAGTGGGACCTGTATGTGCGCGGGTTCGAGTTGGCCACCGGCTATTCGGAGTTGGTGGATCCGGTGATTCAGCGCGAACGCTTCGTCGACCAGGCCCGGCTGGCCGCGGCCGGTGACGACGAGGCCATGGTGCTCGACGAGGACTTCCTCGCCGCGATGGAACACGGTATGCCGCCGACCACCGGAACCGGTATGGGAATCGATCGCTTGTTGATGGCCCTCACCGGTTTGGGAATCCGGGAAACGATACTCTTCCCAATTGTGCGTCCGGCCGCTCGCTGA
- a CDS encoding histone-like nucleoid-structuring protein Lsr2, with protein sequence MAKKVTVSLIDDVDGESIADETIEFGIDGVSYEIDLSAANAAKLREEMEQWVANARRVSGRRRVKAASTTGGTTKSRVPMDREQTAAIREWARRNGHKVHARGRISADITEAYNKAAKS encoded by the coding sequence ATGGCAAAGAAGGTCACCGTAAGCCTGATCGACGATGTCGACGGTGAGTCCATCGCGGACGAGACCATCGAGTTCGGTATCGATGGTGTGTCGTACGAGATCGACCTGTCGGCGGCAAATGCGGCCAAGCTGCGGGAAGAGATGGAGCAGTGGGTTGCCAACGCTCGGCGGGTGAGTGGCCGGCGTCGGGTGAAGGCCGCGTCCACCACCGGGGGTACCACCAAGAGCCGTGTTCCGATGGACCGCGAACAAACCGCGGCAATTCGTGAGTGGGCTCGCCGTAATGGGCACAAGGTGCACGCCCGGGGGCGTATCTCGGCCGACATCACCGAGGCTTACAACAAAGCCGCCAAGAGCTAG
- a CDS encoding FHA domain-containing protein, with protein MTAFVGSILRYTDAEGHRHELMLDPGHPRVTIGRSTHADLSLRWDAEVSRLHAAVEYLGAQWTIVDDGLSRNGTFVNGERLVGRRRLMAGDRIRVGTSLVAFHEFGAVADDATRASTGTIPTARSLTETQRAVLVALCRPYKHGAGFATPASNQQIAEELFLSVDAIKTHLRALFAKFGVEDLPQNQKRVRLAALAMQSGLISDRDL; from the coding sequence GTGACAGCTTTCGTCGGATCAATTCTGCGGTACACCGACGCCGAGGGGCATCGGCACGAGCTCATGCTCGATCCCGGTCATCCACGCGTCACCATCGGCCGCTCCACCCATGCCGATCTGTCCCTGCGCTGGGATGCCGAGGTGTCCCGGCTGCACGCCGCCGTCGAATACCTGGGCGCCCAGTGGACCATCGTCGACGACGGCCTGTCCCGCAACGGCACCTTCGTCAACGGCGAACGCCTGGTCGGCCGGCGTCGGCTGATGGCGGGCGACCGCATCCGGGTCGGCACCTCGCTGGTCGCCTTCCACGAATTCGGCGCCGTCGCCGACGACGCCACCCGCGCCTCCACCGGAACCATTCCCACCGCCCGCTCGCTCACCGAGACCCAGCGCGCGGTGCTGGTCGCGCTGTGCCGGCCCTACAAACACGGCGCCGGCTTCGCCACCCCGGCCTCCAATCAGCAGATCGCCGAGGAATTGTTTCTCAGCGTCGACGCGATCAAGACCCATCTGCGCGCGCTGTTCGCCAAATTCGGGGTCGAGGATCTGCCGCAGAACCAGAAACGCGTCCGGCTGGCCGCCTTGGCCATGCAGAGCGGGCTCATCTCCGATCGCGACCTGTAG